One Acidobacteriota bacterium genomic window, GCGCATATTTGAATTGCTGTTCCCAATAATCCGCTTGCGGCGCGGTATTGGTGCCCAACCGCACCAAGTCAGTGCCTTCGCGCGGGAAGGTACCGTATTCGTAGTAGTAATGCTGCAAAGCCTGCGCGTGTTCATACATCAGTGCGCGCGTGGCCGCCGCGTGGCGAATGCGTTCGCGTTCAATGGTGTCCGGGATGCCGTTGAGGCCCGCAGCGCTGAACGCCACAAACAAAACGCAAGCCAGCCCCAGCGAAAGTTGCGCCGTGCGCAGTCCGCCATATTCGACAGGTTTTTCCTTGGCTAGGCGCAGCGCGCGCCAGGCGGCGCGGATGCCAAACAGTGAGAGCGGTACAACAGCGGCGGAAACGAAAAAGGCCAGCCGTGACATGTCCCACGCAAAAATGCGGTAATACGGCAGATGATTATCCGCGTTCAGCAAATCTTTGGTGAACTTGTAACCGTCGCCTAGGAAGGTGACCAAAAGCGCGCGGCCCACTTTCATATTGTTGGCGAAGAGCCAAACCGCCAAAAAGCCAACGACGATCAAGCAGACCAACCCAATGGCCAGCATAGCCGGGCCTAGTTTGGGCAAAATAATGTCAGGTTTCGCCAGCGGTTCGCCGACCGGGCGCGCACCACAATGAAGGCATTCGAGTGCGGCCAAGTCATGCGGATTGCCGCAGCACGGGCAAGGTAAGGAATTGGTTTGAAGAGCGTGAGCAGATGAAGAAAGAGCAGAGCGAGATTGTTCGTGCATAATTTGAATGTCTTATCAATTCAAGCAAGCGCCATCAATTTCTGGGGGAATTTGAACACGCGACAAGCAATAAGACCGGGGCATTAAATTGGATCAGGTCCAAGCCGCAACCGCTGACCTTCTGACTTCTCCTGTTTTTCAGCGGTCTTGATCGGGCTGGGCTGCGTGACCTTTTTCAAGGGTGTATTCGTATCCCGCAACTCAACCCAGGTGTGATAGAGCCGATGGCAAAATGTCCAAAACGACAACACCGCCATCAGCCAGATGGTCGGTTCCAGCTTTGCCAGCAGGGAACCGAGGATGAGCAGCACCACGCGTTCGGGGCGCCGCAAAAATCCCACATCGCATTTCGGAATCAGCGATTCGGCGCGCGCGCTGGTGTAACTCACCATCACCGAACCGATCAGCGCCACGCCCGTGAGCAACACATAAAGCGCACTCTGCGGCGTTCCCAAACGCGTGTAGTAAAACATAATGCCCAGAAAGACGCCCATATCCGAGATGCGATCCAGACTGGAATCCAGAAACGCGCCGAATTTGGTAGTGCGGCCCATCAGCCGCGCCACGCGCCCATCGAGCATGTCAAAGAGATTGGCCAGAATCATCACCAGGCCGGCCTGCCAAAATTGGCCGAAGGCATAGTGAATCGCTGCCCAGACATTGATGCCCAACCCGATCAGCGAGAGCAAGTTGGGATTCGGATTGAGACGCGCCAGCATGCGCACGATGCCGTTCAGCACCCGTTGGCACGCTTCGCCGATATATCCGCCAACCATAGCTTAGATAACTCCTGCTAACCGCTTGAGGCTGGTTCCCGTGCTGTTACCATCTCTTTTCCGCAACGCCTGGTCAGCCCTGTTTGGCAGGCGCAATTGCTGCGGTTGAGTGGTGCGTTGTTGCTTCCGCTCCGGAATTCTTCACGTCCTGCGTGAGTCGCTTTGTGCATGGGAATCTCAAGGGCCGCATCATAGGGTTGGCTCTTGGCGAAGTCAAGAAAGCCTAGATTTGACGGCGATTTCGCGCGGCTATTCTTCCAGCGCACGCTGGACTAGAATCCCCGCCTGGCGCTTTTCCCGAACCCTCTCTGACCAAGGAATGACATGAAAAGAAACATCCTGCCTCTTTTGGTTTTTCTGTTGCTGACCGCTGCGGCCCAAGCGCAAACGGGCGCACTGACGCGCACTGTCCGTTTGAAACTGTCAGCCGGCGACCTCGCCAGTGGTGCGCACGCGGCGGAAGATTACAAGCTGAAAACCGGCGTGGATGCTGAATACCTCGATGCCGTCGGCTGGCTCGCGCGTGGTGCTGAGATGCTGCGGCAATATGACGCCGCCGCCCAATACGTCGCGGAACTGCGCCGCGAAATCAAGGAGGAGAAAAGCGAACTGCTCGCCCCACTCGGCGCGGCCATCGAAGTCGAAGGCCGCCTGTTGGCCGTCCACAAAGGACGCCAGGCCGCGAAGGAGTTTTGGGAGAAAGAATTTGCCGTTGCCAAGAACATCGGATTACGCGCGCGCCTCCGCAAAAACATCAACCTGCTTTTTCTGACAGGCCAGCCCGCGCCCGAACTCAACCCCACCGATTTCGCCGGGCCGCAGCCGCCCACTCTGGCCAGCCTGAAAGGCAAACCCGTCTTGCTGTTTCTGTGGGCGCACTGGTGCGGCGATTGCCGCGCGCAGGCCGCCGCGTTGAGCCGGGTTTATCAAAAATACGAAGCACAGGGCCTGGTGCTGCTCGCGCCAACGCGCTTTTACGGCACGGGTGCACAAGACAAGTCGGCCACCCCTGCCGAAGAGAAAGCGCACCTCGCCAAAGTCTGGGCCGAAAGTTACACCGGGTTAGAAGGCGTGCCGATTCCTATCGAAACCGAAATGATGGTGCGTTATGGCGTCGCGGCAACGCCGACATTTGTGTTGATTGATCGCAAAGGAATCGTGCGGCTATACGCGCCGACGCGTTTGTCCGAGGCCGAGCTTGCGCGGCAGATCGAAGCCATATTAAAGACCTCTCCCTGAATACGGACAGGCTTGGCGTGTGAGAGCTTGGCGGCGTAAGCCAAGACTTATGCCTGTCCTACGCCGCAACCCCTTTCTGCCCACACTGGCGAACGATCCTATTGAGGATGGCAGGCCAGCAGTGGCGTATCGCCCGCCTGCCCGTGCTGATGGACGCGGATGTCCTGATTGCCGCTCAGCCGCACATACCATGTGCCTTCGGGTTCACGCCAGACGGCCAAGTCTGTGCGGCCATCGCCATCGTAATCGCCCGGCACCGGCACATCGCCAACCCGCGCCGCGCCCCAGGCGGTGATTTGATACTTGCCATCCACGCTGCGCAACACGTACCAATTGCCTTCGCCGCCGCGCCAGACCGCGAGGTTGGTTTTGCCATCGCCGTCGTAATCACCCGGCACCGGCACATCCGTCGCGTTGCCCCACGCTTGCACCAGCGCGCTGCCATCAGATGAGCGCCGGATGTACCAGGTGCCGGTGCCGCGCCGGTAAACCGCCAAATCAGTTTTGCCGTCGCCATCGTAATCACCCGCCACCGGCACATCAAAATATGGTGCGTCGCCCGCGCCCCATTGCAGCGTCAGCCGTTGACCGCCACTGCCCTGAATTAGCCACATACCGCGCGCCGCTTGCCACACGGCGAAATCGGTCTTGCCATCGCCATCGTAATCGCCCGGCACCGGCTCGTCTTTGCCCGTGCCGAGCGCTTGCGTGATGACCGCGCCGGTGGCTGAACCCCGGACATAAAACGTCCCGTTACCGCGCCGGTAAACCGCCTGATCCGCCTTGCCATCGCCATCGTAATCGCCCGGCGCGAGCACGTCGTTATATGGCGCGTACTGTGCGCCCCACGGCGTTAGAGCAAGCCGGTCATTCGTGCTGGCGAGTACCAGCCAGTCGCTCTGTTGCCCGCGCCAGACAGCGAAATCGGTCTGGCGGTCGCCGTCAAAATCACCCGGCACCGCTGGCCTGGCCGCATTGCTGGTGGGTAATGCTGAACCGCCGCCGCAAACCACCGTTGCAACGGGCGCATCTTCAATCGCCGGACTGCCGTTCTGGTTGAGCGGCACGCTGACTTTGAATTCCCGCCGCGTGACGTTCCCGGCGGCATCCTGCACGCGCAGCCGC contains:
- a CDS encoding TlpA family protein disulfide reductase is translated as MKRNILPLLVFLLLTAAAQAQTGALTRTVRLKLSAGDLASGAHAAEDYKLKTGVDAEYLDAVGWLARGAEMLRQYDAAAQYVAELRREIKEEKSELLAPLGAAIEVEGRLLAVHKGRQAAKEFWEKEFAVAKNIGLRARLRKNINLLFLTGQPAPELNPTDFAGPQPPTLASLKGKPVLLFLWAHWCGDCRAQAAALSRVYQKYEAQGLVLLAPTRFYGTGAQDKSATPAEEKAHLAKVWAESYTGLEGVPIPIETEMMVRYGVAATPTFVLIDRKGIVRLYAPTRLSEAELARQIEAILKTSP
- a CDS encoding CDP-alcohol phosphatidyltransferase family protein, translated to MVGGYIGEACQRVLNGIVRMLARLNPNPNLLSLIGLGINVWAAIHYAFGQFWQAGLVMILANLFDMLDGRVARLMGRTTKFGAFLDSSLDRISDMGVFLGIMFYYTRLGTPQSALYVLLTGVALIGSVMVSYTSARAESLIPKCDVGFLRRPERVVLLILGSLLAKLEPTIWLMAVLSFWTFCHRLYHTWVELRDTNTPLKKVTQPSPIKTAEKQEKSEGQRLRLGPDPI